One genomic region from Amycolatopsis sp. FBCC-B4732 encodes:
- a CDS encoding GAF domain-containing protein produces the protein MTAVTAPSDALRRLLDLLASGASTEQLAHVVVAARAEGTLGAGDLAALASAGELALRIRETLAEHRRREAQLTALFETASELAALSDPDTVLRSIVRRARALLGVDVSYLSLNREAENKTYVRVSDGSVSAEFQQIVLGMGEGLGGLVAQTARPYATSDYFTDERFKHTRHIDSGVKDEGLTAILGVPLAIGPKVLGVLFASDRATREFTADEVALLSSLADHAAIALDSANLLDQTRRAVAELNEANATIRAQNEAMGRAEDAHDRLTDLVLRGGDLPDVAAAVAGVLHGDLTVYDADGTLLASSAAPAALDPDALAAARTAGRAVSTKDCWVCAVQAGPELLGSLVLAGRAGLTDPDRRLFERAGVVTALLLMLRRSVVRAEDEVRGELLTDLLTAPDRNPRALLARGRRLGIDLSAPHAVLVAHADGGSRRRVASAAARHATLVGVHAEEVVLLGEGDPDELARRVAADLGAVTGRPVTVGAAGPASGPPSIADAHAEAARCVRALLALGRTGEGAAMAGLGFLGQLLGDRADLDAFVRQTLGPVLDYDERRGTELVATLRAYFANGAQLARTKDVLHVHVNTVVQRLERVASLLGEDWQAPDRALEIQLALRLHRLGSR, from the coding sequence ATGACCGCCGTGACCGCACCTTCCGACGCGTTGCGCCGGCTGCTCGACCTCCTCGCCTCCGGGGCGAGCACCGAGCAGCTGGCGCACGTCGTCGTGGCCGCCCGCGCCGAAGGCACCCTCGGCGCGGGCGACCTGGCCGCCTTGGCCAGCGCGGGCGAGCTGGCCTTGCGGATCCGCGAGACGCTCGCCGAGCACCGGCGCCGTGAAGCCCAGCTCACCGCGCTGTTCGAGACCGCCAGCGAGCTCGCCGCCCTGTCCGATCCGGACACCGTGCTGCGCTCGATCGTCCGCCGCGCGCGGGCGCTGCTCGGCGTCGACGTCTCCTACCTTTCGCTGAACCGCGAGGCCGAGAACAAGACCTACGTCCGGGTCAGTGACGGGTCGGTGTCGGCGGAGTTCCAGCAGATCGTGCTGGGCATGGGGGAGGGCCTCGGCGGGCTGGTCGCGCAGACCGCGCGGCCGTACGCGACTTCGGACTACTTCACCGACGAGCGGTTCAAGCACACCCGCCACATCGACTCCGGCGTCAAGGACGAAGGCCTGACCGCGATCCTAGGCGTCCCGCTGGCGATCGGTCCCAAGGTGCTCGGCGTGCTCTTCGCCTCCGACCGCGCCACCCGGGAGTTCACCGCGGACGAAGTGGCCCTGCTGTCCTCGCTGGCCGACCACGCCGCCATCGCGCTCGACAGCGCGAACCTCCTCGACCAGACGCGCCGCGCGGTCGCCGAGCTCAACGAAGCCAACGCGACGATCCGCGCGCAGAACGAGGCGATGGGACGCGCCGAGGACGCCCACGACCGGCTCACCGACCTCGTGCTGCGCGGCGGCGACCTGCCGGACGTCGCCGCCGCCGTCGCCGGGGTGCTGCACGGCGACCTCACGGTGTACGACGCCGACGGCACGCTCCTGGCGAGCTCGGCCGCCCCGGCCGCGCTGGACCCGGACGCGCTCGCCGCGGCCCGGACCGCCGGGCGGGCGGTGTCCACAAAGGACTGCTGGGTGTGCGCGGTGCAGGCCGGTCCCGAGCTGCTCGGCAGCCTCGTGCTGGCCGGCCGCGCCGGGCTCACCGACCCCGACCGGCGGCTGTTCGAACGCGCCGGCGTCGTGACGGCGCTGCTGCTGATGCTCCGGCGGTCGGTGGTGCGGGCCGAGGACGAGGTCCGCGGCGAGCTGCTCACCGACCTGCTGACCGCGCCCGACCGCAACCCCCGCGCGCTGCTGGCCCGCGGGCGCCGGCTGGGCATCGACCTGTCGGCCCCGCACGCGGTGCTGGTCGCGCACGCCGACGGCGGTTCGCGGCGGCGGGTGGCGAGCGCCGCCGCCCGGCACGCGACGCTGGTCGGCGTGCACGCGGAGGAGGTCGTGCTGCTCGGCGAAGGCGACCCGGACGAACTGGCCCGCCGGGTGGCCGCCGACCTCGGCGCGGTGACCGGCCGCCCGGTCACGGTGGGCGCGGCCGGTCCGGCGAGCGGGCCGCCGTCGATCGCGGACGCCCACGCCGAAGCCGCCCGCTGCGTGCGTGCCCTGCTCGCGCTCGGCCGCACCGGTGAAGGCGCGGCGATGGCCGGGCTCGGCTTCCTCGGCCAGCTGCTGGGCGACCGTGCGGACCTCGACGCGTTCGTCCGGCAGACGCTCGGCCCGGTCCTCGACTACGACGAGCGCCGCGGCACCGAGCTGGTCGCGACGCTGCGGGCGTACTTCGCGAACGGGGCCCAGCTCGCGCGCACGAAGGACGTCCTGCACGTCCACGTGAACACCGTCGTGCAGCGGCTGGAGCGGGTGGCTTCGCTGCTGGGCGAAGACTGGCAGGCGCCGGACCGCGCGCTGGAAATCCAGCTGGCCCTGCGCCTGCACCGCCTCGGCTCGCGGTGA
- a CDS encoding TOMM precursor leader peptide-binding protein has product MTEPAPPVVGFKRHLGTAVVPGDAVYVLSEEGATALRGPHVESLVPLLDGTRDFAALRRELPPDVPADEAAGVLTRLAEAGLIGLRSAVSDPESAYWDAVDGEPASGRVAVLGADPATVDVLRAAGLTVAEDAGLSLVLCHDYLAGHLSDVDAEHRRTGRPWLLAKPLGARVWLGPFFTPGDGPCWHCLAARLWGNRPAEAHVRAALGLPGPLPRPEVALAPLTAVALNLVALEARKWLAGQRYPGQRALWTFDSRDLTGERHEVRARPQCASCGNPELVRDRTRRPVVLESRPKTQFGGGGHRALPPEQVLGEHRHLVSPLTGVVKELRRDTRGPALFASFRSGPNTALGRRGAERLRTALRSENGGKGVTPLQAEVGALCEALERHSGHYDGDEERVRASFRSLGDKAVHPDTCQLFHERQFADRARINARHGPFQFVGEPFDDDEVLDWTPVWSLTRGEHRLFPTALLYFDAPGPPSVLADSNGNAAGGTLEDAVLQGMLEVVERDAVALWWYNRTRHPAVDLAASGDPWIAELREVYAGLGREVWVLDVTSDLGIPVLAAVSRQVGGPREAIMLGFGAHLDPAVALRRALTELNQLVPAVLDGWDGGDDPDAVRWLRDATVATEPYLLPDPACHPLAPDLSSPDLLADVHLVRARLEAAGLEVFVLDQTRPDIGLPVVKVIVPGLRGFWARFAPGRLYDVPVRLGRLTEPHGYDDLNPMRIFL; this is encoded by the coding sequence GTGACCGAACCCGCCCCGCCGGTCGTCGGGTTCAAGCGGCACCTCGGTACCGCGGTGGTGCCCGGCGACGCGGTGTACGTGCTCTCCGAAGAAGGCGCGACAGCCTTGCGCGGGCCGCACGTGGAGTCCCTGGTCCCGTTGCTCGACGGCACCAGGGACTTCGCGGCCCTGCGCCGGGAACTGCCGCCCGACGTCCCGGCCGACGAAGCCGCCGGGGTGCTGACGCGGCTCGCCGAAGCCGGGCTGATCGGCCTGCGATCCGCGGTCTCCGACCCCGAATCGGCCTACTGGGACGCGGTGGACGGCGAACCCGCGTCCGGCCGGGTCGCGGTGCTCGGCGCGGACCCCGCGACGGTGGACGTCCTGCGCGCGGCCGGGCTCACCGTGGCCGAGGACGCCGGCCTTTCCCTCGTGCTGTGCCACGACTACCTCGCCGGCCACCTGTCCGATGTGGACGCCGAGCACCGCCGCACCGGGCGGCCGTGGCTGCTCGCCAAACCACTCGGGGCGCGGGTGTGGCTCGGCCCGTTCTTCACCCCCGGTGACGGTCCGTGCTGGCACTGCCTGGCCGCGCGGCTGTGGGGCAACCGGCCCGCCGAGGCCCACGTCCGTGCCGCGCTCGGCTTGCCCGGCCCGCTGCCGCGCCCGGAAGTCGCCCTCGCGCCGCTGACCGCCGTCGCGCTCAACCTGGTGGCCCTCGAAGCGCGCAAGTGGCTGGCCGGGCAGCGGTACCCGGGCCAGCGGGCGCTGTGGACGTTCGACAGCCGCGACCTGACCGGCGAGCGGCACGAGGTGCGCGCCCGCCCGCAGTGCGCGTCCTGCGGGAACCCGGAGCTGGTCCGCGACCGGACACGGCGGCCCGTGGTCCTCGAATCCCGCCCCAAGACCCAGTTCGGTGGCGGCGGGCACCGCGCGTTGCCGCCGGAGCAGGTGCTCGGCGAACACCGGCACCTGGTCAGCCCGCTGACCGGCGTCGTCAAGGAGCTGCGCCGCGACACGCGCGGCCCGGCGCTGTTCGCGTCGTTCCGCTCCGGGCCGAACACCGCGCTGGGCCGGCGTGGTGCCGAGCGGCTGCGCACGGCGCTGCGCAGCGAGAACGGCGGCAAGGGCGTCACCCCGCTCCAGGCCGAGGTCGGCGCGCTGTGCGAGGCCCTCGAACGGCACAGCGGGCACTACGACGGCGACGAGGAACGGGTGCGCGCCAGTTTCCGTTCGCTGGGCGACAAGGCCGTGCACCCCGACACGTGCCAGTTGTTCCACGAACGGCAGTTCGCCGACCGGGCGCGGATCAACGCGCGGCACGGGCCGTTCCAGTTCGTCGGCGAGCCGTTCGACGACGACGAAGTGCTGGACTGGACGCCGGTGTGGTCGCTGACCCGCGGCGAGCACCGGCTGTTCCCGACCGCTCTGCTGTACTTCGACGCGCCCGGGCCGCCGTCCGTGCTCGCCGACTCCAACGGCAACGCCGCGGGCGGCACGCTGGAAGACGCGGTGCTGCAAGGAATGCTGGAGGTCGTGGAACGCGACGCCGTCGCGCTGTGGTGGTATAACCGCACCCGGCACCCGGCGGTCGACCTGGCCGCGTCCGGCGACCCCTGGATCGCTGAACTGCGCGAGGTGTACGCCGGGCTGGGGCGCGAAGTCTGGGTCCTCGACGTCACTTCCGACCTCGGGATCCCCGTGCTGGCCGCCGTCTCCCGGCAGGTCGGCGGACCCCGCGAGGCGATCATGCTCGGGTTCGGCGCGCACCTCGACCCGGCCGTCGCCCTGCGGCGCGCGCTGACCGAGCTGAACCAGCTGGTGCCCGCGGTCCTCGACGGGTGGGACGGCGGTGACGACCCGGACGCGGTGCGGTGGCTGCGGGACGCGACGGTGGCCACCGAGCCGTACCTGCTGCCCGATCCGGCGTGCCACCCGCTCGCGCCCGACCTCTCCTCACCCGACCTGCTGGCCGACGTGCACCTGGTGCGGGCGCGGCTGGAAGCGGCCGGGCTCGAGGTGTTCGTGCTCGACCAGACGCGGCCCGACATCGGCCTGCCCGTGGTCAAGGTGATCGTGCCGGGCCTGCGGGGCTTCTGGGCGCGGTTCGCGCCCGGCCGGCTCTACGACGTGCCCGTGCGGCTCGGCCGGCTGACCGAGCCGCACGGCTACGACGACCTCAACCCGATGCGGATCTTCCTCTAG
- a CDS encoding PHB depolymerase family esterase: MRKLAFAGLAAITAAVLTTVGVAAADPPPSSLVQVPDFGANPGALAMYTYTPAGLEAGRPVVVALHGCTQSAADYYAHSGWPALADRWRFEVVFPQTSTANNSLKCFTWFDPADDTRGKGEAASVKSMVDKAVADHGSDTKRVFVTGLSAGGGMTADLLAAYPDVFAGGGVMAGLPAQCATSITQASGCQQNNQNLSPAQWAAKVTAQNPGYGGPWPRVAIWQGTGDYTVYPVNGTELRDQWTAVHGVSQTPSNTQSLPGSTTVTNYGDKVQLYSIAGMGHGTAVDPGSGTTQCGSTGAYFLAGICSSYYTGVFWGLDKGTGTTTTVAPPTTTTTTSAPPSGTCVSASNYAHTQAGRAHQSGGQTYANGSNQAMGLWNTFTTHALRETSPGYWVLADGQC; the protein is encoded by the coding sequence TTGCGCAAGCTCGCCTTCGCCGGACTCGCCGCGATCACCGCCGCCGTGCTCACCACCGTCGGGGTGGCCGCCGCCGACCCGCCGCCGTCGTCCCTGGTCCAGGTGCCGGACTTCGGCGCCAACCCGGGCGCACTGGCGATGTACACCTACACCCCCGCCGGGCTCGAAGCCGGCCGCCCGGTCGTCGTCGCCCTGCACGGCTGCACGCAGAGCGCCGCGGACTACTACGCCCACTCCGGCTGGCCCGCGCTGGCCGACCGGTGGCGGTTCGAGGTGGTGTTCCCGCAGACGTCGACCGCGAACAACTCGCTGAAGTGCTTCACCTGGTTCGACCCCGCCGACGACACCCGCGGCAAGGGCGAAGCGGCGTCGGTGAAGTCCATGGTGGACAAGGCGGTCGCCGACCACGGCTCGGACACCAAGCGCGTGTTCGTCACCGGGCTTTCGGCGGGCGGCGGGATGACCGCGGACCTGCTCGCCGCGTACCCGGACGTCTTCGCCGGCGGCGGTGTCATGGCCGGCCTCCCCGCGCAGTGCGCCACGAGCATCACGCAGGCGTCGGGCTGCCAGCAGAACAACCAGAACCTGAGCCCGGCGCAGTGGGCCGCGAAGGTCACCGCGCAGAACCCCGGCTACGGCGGGCCGTGGCCGCGTGTCGCGATCTGGCAGGGCACCGGCGACTACACCGTCTACCCGGTCAACGGCACCGAACTGCGCGACCAGTGGACCGCGGTGCACGGCGTTTCGCAGACGCCGTCCAACACCCAGTCCCTGCCCGGCAGCACGACGGTGACGAACTATGGCGACAAGGTGCAGCTGTACTCGATCGCCGGCATGGGCCACGGCACCGCCGTCGACCCGGGCAGCGGCACGACGCAGTGCGGCAGCACCGGCGCGTACTTCCTCGCCGGGATCTGCTCCAGCTACTACACCGGCGTGTTCTGGGGCCTGGACAAGGGAACCGGCACCACCACGACGGTCGCGCCGCCGACCACCACGACGACGACCAGCGCCCCGCCGTCGGGGACGTGCGTGAGCGCCAGCAACTACGCCCACACGCAGGCCGGGCGCGCGCACCAGAGCGGTGGCCAGACCTACGCCAACGGCTCGAACCAGGCCATGGGGCTGTGGAACACCTTCACGACGCACGCGCTGCGCGAGACGTCGCCGGGTTACTGGGTGCTCGCCGACGGCCAGTGCTAG
- a CDS encoding tannase/feruloyl esterase family alpha/beta hydrolase, producing MRGWLTWVLAGALAAALPATASASAGRCRAEVPGAEKSVAVCLDDLTTTGTLKSGHTVEADWAGLTSAGLPSPSGVPGVQVDGYFPDSSTSNANNGWNHDSQFVLRMPDRWNGGLVVAGSPGVRRQYANDRAIGDQALAEGYAFAATDKGNTGAAFYTDGVRPGDALAEWNTRVTQLTLAARGALTRHYGRPPARTLAAGLSNGGYLVRWQLENRPWLYAGGVDWEGTLWRADGPNLFTFLPPALRAYPAYAAGSPAAHQSILDAGFAPGSEFLWDYHYRVYWDLTQRIYREEADPSFDGAVLAGTPFCASGTPACDADYAYSSRPASVVRAVERISLTGRIGKPLLTLHGTWDTLLPITRDSDVYDRMISASGRGPLHRYYRIEGGNHVDGLVDQYPDRLRPLGPCFRTAFDALAGWLRGVRPPASATIARPAGATPAELATSCDLGRGRVTPG from the coding sequence GTGCGCGGTTGGCTGACCTGGGTACTGGCGGGTGCGCTCGCGGCGGCGCTGCCCGCGACGGCGTCGGCTTCGGCCGGGCGCTGCCGGGCGGAGGTGCCCGGCGCGGAGAAGTCCGTCGCGGTGTGCCTGGACGACCTGACGACGACCGGCACGCTGAAGTCCGGCCACACGGTCGAAGCCGATTGGGCCGGCTTGACGTCGGCGGGACTCCCGTCGCCGAGCGGCGTCCCGGGCGTCCAGGTCGACGGGTACTTCCCGGACTCCTCGACGTCGAACGCGAACAACGGCTGGAACCACGACTCCCAGTTCGTGCTGCGGATGCCCGACCGCTGGAACGGCGGCCTCGTCGTGGCCGGTTCGCCCGGCGTCCGCCGCCAGTACGCGAACGACCGCGCGATCGGCGACCAGGCACTGGCCGAGGGCTACGCCTTCGCCGCCACCGACAAGGGCAACACCGGCGCGGCGTTCTACACCGACGGCGTCCGCCCGGGCGACGCGCTGGCGGAGTGGAACACGCGCGTCACGCAGCTGACGCTCGCCGCCCGCGGCGCGCTGACCCGCCACTACGGCCGCCCGCCGGCGAGGACGCTGGCGGCCGGGCTGTCCAACGGCGGATACCTCGTCCGGTGGCAGCTGGAGAACCGGCCGTGGCTCTACGCCGGGGGCGTCGACTGGGAGGGGACGCTGTGGCGTGCCGATGGACCGAACCTGTTCACGTTCCTGCCCCCGGCCCTGCGGGCGTACCCGGCTTACGCGGCGGGGTCGCCGGCCGCCCACCAGTCCATTTTGGACGCGGGCTTCGCGCCGGGCTCGGAGTTCCTGTGGGACTACCACTACCGCGTCTACTGGGACCTGACCCAGCGGATCTACCGCGAGGAGGCCGACCCGTCGTTCGACGGCGCGGTTCTGGCCGGAACCCCTTTCTGCGCTTCGGGAACGCCGGCGTGTGACGCGGATTATGCGTACTCGTCCCGGCCTGCTTCGGTGGTGCGGGCGGTGGAGCGGATTTCGCTGACGGGGCGGATCGGGAAGCCGTTGCTGACGCTGCACGGGACGTGGGACACGCTGCTGCCGATCACGCGCGATTCCGACGTCTACGACCGGATGATCAGTGCGTCCGGGCGCGGGCCGCTGCACCGGTACTACCGCATCGAGGGCGGCAACCACGTCGACGGCCTGGTCGACCAGTACCCGGACCGGTTGCGGCCGTTGGGCCCGTGCTTCCGGACGGCGTTCGACGCGCTCGCGGGCTGGCTGCGCGGGGTGCGCCCGCCGGCGTCGGCGACGATCGCCCGCCCCGCCGGAGCGACCCCGGCCGAGCTGGCGACCTCGTGCGACCTGGGTCGGGGGCGGGTCACTCCGGGGTGA
- a CDS encoding glycoside hydrolase family 6 protein, translating into MGVQSIHGFVLNVSNFSTTAESTTYGKAVGSALGYAAPFVVDTSRNGAGHGTDPEWGNPPKRKLGATSQPGGGPELQLWIKVPGDSDGSCGYGTGVPAGTFSPALANHLLKGD; encoded by the coding sequence GTGGGCGTCCAGTCGATCCACGGCTTCGTGCTCAACGTGTCGAACTTCTCCACCACGGCCGAATCGACCACCTACGGCAAAGCGGTCGGCTCGGCCCTCGGGTACGCGGCCCCGTTCGTGGTCGACACGAGCCGCAACGGCGCCGGCCACGGCACGGATCCGGAGTGGGGCAACCCGCCCAAGCGCAAGCTGGGCGCGACGTCCCAGCCAGGCGGCGGCCCGGAGCTGCAGCTGTGGATCAAGGTCCCGGGCGACTCGGACGGCAGCTGCGGCTACGGGACGGGCGTGCCGGCCGGGACGTTCAGCCCGGCATTGGCGAACCACCTGCTCAAGGGCGACTGA
- a CDS encoding MFS transporter: MYLSTIGRREHAAKGKLSAVGANVFALGAVSLVTDVSSEMVTAVLPVYLVLGLHLSPAAYGLFDGLYTGATAVLRIAGGYVADRVRRRKVVAGAGYALSAVAKLGLLAAGASAAAIGAVITLDRTGKGLRTAPRDALITLSAPEPLLGRAFGVHRAMDSVGAFAGPLVALAVLAAVGAAEPEAFDAVFVVSFCVAAIGVLLLVLFVRDHRTPKAAANPVTPRAAAALLRGSGVRRLLVAACVLGLATVGDGFVYLLLQHEEDIATGWFPLLAVGTNLSYLLLAAPLGALADRIGRLPVVLGGYGALAVVYLLLAGPVSGWPLIAAALALYGAFYAATDGVLMALAGPLLPESLRTTGISLVQTVQALAYFTSSVLFGLAWQFWGPERAIGVAAGGAVVAIGVTFAVLSPRKATA; the protein is encoded by the coding sequence GTGTACCTCTCCACCATCGGCCGCCGAGAGCACGCCGCGAAGGGCAAGCTCTCGGCGGTCGGCGCGAACGTCTTCGCGCTCGGCGCGGTCAGCCTGGTCACCGACGTCTCCTCGGAGATGGTCACCGCGGTCCTGCCGGTCTACCTGGTGCTCGGCCTGCACCTGAGCCCCGCCGCGTACGGGCTGTTCGACGGCCTCTACACCGGCGCGACGGCGGTGCTGCGGATCGCCGGCGGCTACGTCGCCGACCGGGTCCGGCGGCGAAAGGTGGTGGCCGGCGCGGGGTACGCGCTGTCCGCGGTGGCGAAGCTCGGGCTGCTCGCGGCCGGGGCGTCGGCGGCCGCGATCGGCGCGGTCATCACGCTCGACCGCACCGGCAAGGGGCTGCGGACGGCCCCGCGCGACGCGCTGATCACGTTGTCCGCGCCCGAACCCCTGCTCGGCCGGGCCTTCGGCGTGCACCGCGCGATGGACAGCGTGGGCGCGTTCGCCGGCCCGCTCGTCGCGCTCGCCGTGCTCGCCGCGGTCGGCGCCGCCGAACCCGAAGCCTTCGACGCCGTGTTCGTCGTCAGCTTCTGCGTCGCCGCGATCGGCGTGCTGCTGCTGGTGCTGTTCGTCCGCGACCACCGGACGCCGAAAGCGGCCGCGAACCCGGTCACCCCGCGCGCGGCGGCGGCGTTGCTGCGCGGCAGCGGCGTGCGACGGCTGCTGGTGGCGGCGTGCGTGCTCGGGCTGGCCACGGTCGGCGACGGGTTCGTCTACCTGCTGCTGCAGCACGAGGAGGACATCGCCACCGGCTGGTTCCCGCTGCTCGCGGTCGGCACGAACCTCAGCTACCTGCTGCTCGCCGCGCCGCTGGGCGCGCTGGCCGACCGGATCGGGCGGCTGCCCGTGGTGCTCGGCGGCTACGGCGCGCTGGCCGTCGTCTACCTGCTGCTGGCCGGGCCGGTGTCCGGGTGGCCGCTCATCGCCGCGGCGCTGGCGTTGTACGGCGCCTTCTACGCGGCGACCGACGGCGTGCTGATGGCGCTGGCCGGTCCGCTGCTGCCGGAATCGTTGCGCACCACGGGGATCTCCCTCGTGCAGACCGTCCAGGCGCTCGCGTACTTCACCTCGTCCGTCCTCTTCGGACTGGCCTGGCAGTTCTGGGGTCCCGAGCGCGCGATCGGCGTCGCCGCGGGCGGGGCCGTGGTCGCGATCGGCGTGACGTTCGCCGTCCTCTCGCCACGGAAGGCCACCGCATGA
- a CDS encoding alkaline phosphatase family protein, protein MIRKRIAAVFAAAALVTAGAVTTAVVTRTAEPAVQPTAAAVPAFDHIVLVMFENKKYSSINGSSSAPYFNSLASQSAKFTNSFAITHPSQPNYVALFSGATQGVTDDSCPANLGAKANLGQQLIGAGKSFKGYSEAMPSDGYTGCSSGTYRRKHNSWVDFSNVPAASNVRYSSFPADFTQLPTVSFVTPDMCNDMHDCSVGTGDTWLKNHLDAYAQWAKTHNSLLITTFDEDSGTSVNQIFTSFTGAHVKVGSYSESINHYTVLRTIEASYGLPGIGGAASKSPILDVWQ, encoded by the coding sequence CGGCGGAGCCCGCCGTGCAGCCGACCGCGGCGGCCGTGCCCGCGTTCGACCACATCGTCCTGGTGATGTTCGAGAACAAGAAGTACTCCTCGATCAACGGCAGCTCCAGCGCGCCCTACTTCAATTCCCTCGCCTCGCAGAGCGCGAAGTTCACCAACTCGTTCGCGATCACCCACCCGAGCCAGCCCAACTACGTCGCCCTCTTCTCCGGCGCGACGCAGGGCGTCACCGACGACAGCTGCCCCGCGAACCTCGGCGCCAAGGCCAACCTCGGCCAGCAGCTGATCGGTGCGGGCAAGTCGTTCAAGGGCTACTCCGAAGCCATGCCGTCCGACGGCTACACCGGTTGTTCGAGCGGCACCTACCGGCGCAAGCACAACAGCTGGGTGGACTTCTCCAACGTCCCCGCCGCGAGCAACGTCCGGTACTCGAGCTTCCCCGCCGACTTCACCCAGCTGCCGACCGTTTCGTTCGTCACGCCCGACATGTGCAACGACATGCACGATTGCAGCGTCGGTACCGGCGACACCTGGCTGAAGAACCACCTCGACGCCTACGCGCAGTGGGCCAAGACCCACAACAGCCTGCTGATCACCACCTTCGACGAGGACAGCGGCACGTCGGTCAACCAGATCTTCACCAGCTTCACCGGCGCCCACGTCAAGGTCGGCAGCTACAGCGAATCGATCAACCACTACACCGTGCTGCGCACGATCGAGGCGTCCTACGGCCTGCCGGGCATCGGCGGCGCCGCGAGCAAGTCGCCGATCCTCGACGTCTGGCAGTAA